Genomic segment of Zingiber officinale cultivar Zhangliang chromosome 11B, Zo_v1.1, whole genome shotgun sequence:
CCTATTCATACACCCTGGCCATTCCCACTCCCCTTGCCATGCCATGAGCTTCAAGGTATGGTATGGAGTAATATGTTATATGCTCCCGTCTGGTGGGGACTTAATAACCCAACCAGATCAATCGAGATAAAGTTTAAGAAAAGGTTAGGTTTCTAAGAATGCTGGTTTTCATGAGCACTTTTTAGTTTAATAGTCAATTTGAAGGGTTGAATATTTGATGTCAACTAAAAAAAAGGTTAGATTtgaatgataaatttaaaaatgttgACTGCTTAAATGAGTCTCTACAAGTGTTTTTTGAATTATGTTGATGGCTGATAAAAAACTTCACAGAATTGGATACATGAATTATTAGGTTGGCTGGAAATGAGATGTCTATCTTTACCTCTGTCTCTGGTTCCTCATCCAACATAGGTAGGTGACTGCAGCCACGCACATCTTCTCATATCTCTCTCTGTTGTCAGAGTTTGCTGGGAGAACAACAGGTGAGAGGGGTGAACATTCCAAACTCCAACTTCAAGTGCTGTCTTTCTTTTGATTTACAACTTATTTATTCCATGGTTGACTAGAGAAACTAATTAAATTAGGTGGTAACAGGACACGTGGCCAGAGGACCGTTCCAAAGGGGATCTTAGTGTTGAAAGCATTAGGTACAGACACGAAGATATTGGGATTCAAGAGTTGAGGATCACAGTATTATATTGGCCGCATGATCCGGGCATGGAAGATCTAACTATAAGGATCTCAGGTTTAAAAGTTCGCACAAGCATCCCACATGGGGGGTCTGGCACTTGCTCTACGGCATCTTGTTGGAATTTTCCTTCAATTAACCATGTAAACTTAGGTTGTGAATAGAGTAATAAAGGGTGCAGCACCTATGAACTTTGTCCTCGAAAACATAGACACTGCTTTATCCTTGTACTGTCTAATGGGACGACAAGACCACTGTCCTCGCTATCTCTGAGAAAAGATCATTCAAATGAGAAGTAAATTCAGGCTTTGCTTAATACCGCTTTGGATTGGATACCGATTCAgagaaattttcaaaagaaaaattcaaagaatttggGCTCTTCTGGAAACGATGAAAGAATCTCGCAAGGATTGTACTGCAGCCAAAACAAGGTACCCATGCTTCTCTTTCACCTGTCCTTGGTTGTTGGATCAAACTCACTATGCATGAATTTGTCATGCATGCTTCCTTTTTGATACAAAGCAGCAGGCAGTCATAGTAGCAAGAAActctctttttttaatttttttttttttacgagaAAGTGACATACATCACTCATTAACATCCACGAGAAGTTAATCCTCATTCTTGCCCACATCAATGGATAAGTGTTTTGTTCCTATGTCATGCTGGCAGTGAAAGTGACTACGACTGTCCGTCTAGCTTCtgttgacaagtgacatcctatggtaactcttcttctccaccacTTCATATGATTTCAAGGTGTCGACTCTCTGAGATATTGTGGCACAGCACTTGAACAATTTGCTAATAGGATAGGATTCTTGGCCTGAGCATTATTATAATATTGTAGCATAAATAAATTAGTaaattgatatttttctaatcacGTGATGACAGGCTGGAAGGTAGTGGATCCACCATCATGATGCCATTGTATGTTCTATTTGGAGTGCTCGTGGGGGTTGGAGATCAGGTTGAAAGATCATTGTGTGGTACCTTCGAGACCATGGTAAGATGGCTCGATAACTGAAATAAAAACGCCAAGCCTCGTGTTGTTTACCTTCGTTCATGATAAATTAACAAAAAAAGACAGAAAgattgtttatttttgtttttcctcTGTTGCTTAGGCTACTTGCTTCCAACTGCATTGACATGCCACGAAAAAAAATAacagagggaagaaagggagagaGTTACAACGACAAACTAAACGAGATCTCTTCGAGATTTCTGTAGATTCATCCTTCTATTTCTTCTACAGAGCAGGGGATATAGGGTCAATCTCTTTAAATCTTCTTTCCACTTTCTTTCCTTGACATCTGTAGAAGACAGACAAACCAAAACCATTGAGAATGAGTTAAAGAACATAACACGAACCTAACcagatttatttattataattaacATGAGACAATGCTGACCATCGAAGTCTCTTAACTGGTCTTGTAGGTCTTGGCTTGCCGAGAGAAGTGGATTGAAGGAAGCCCATTTGCTTTTTCTGGCGTATAGTTTCTCTGCTCAATATTGGACTACCAATTGAAACACAGAGCAACAATGGAAGATGTGCTTATGGAAGTAAGAAAAATTCACCTCGAAATGGGTAGCTGAGTAGCCACAAGAGAATTCCAAATCACCTTCCATGGGGGTCTTCATGTAGCTGCTGATGTCCTCACTAATGAAGCTGGCCTGCAATACCAGCGAACCTCAAGAGGTTAATAACCAACGAGAGCAGGCGAAGTGGAACTTCAACCAAAATCTGCATTCATACTTTGGGTTGGCTGACGAGAGGTGAACTGGCAGTGTCATCCAACAGAGAAGAGCAATGCTCCTGGTATTGTTGCTCCGGTTCAACTTTCCTCTTCTTGCCATTACCACACTTGACTAAGTCATTGCCTTCAAAGCAAGTCCTGGAGTTGATACAGTGGAGGGAGAGCTTATCCTGTTCAGGGAAGTGAGGCGGCCCAGAGGATGCATCAGAGACCATCGAcgagtcttcttcttcctcctcctcctcctcctccaacaaGGAATCGCCTTTCTTATGCTCAAGAGGCAGAGAGAAGGCACAGGAGGAGTTGTCTAAGTAAGCCGTCCAACCAGATTGGCATCCACTGCTGCACTCTGAGCTGATGACATCTCGCTCCTCCTCCCCCAGCATGATCAGGTATTTGATCTCTCCCCAGTATAGTATTTGCACTGTCTGTGTTAAGTGTCCGTCAATGTGAAGTAGTAGCGGTGGTGGTGGGAAGCAGTGGGGAGGAGAGGGGGAGAAATGAAGCAGAGAAACAGATGAAATGAAGAGCATGAGAGCCAAATTTAATCCGAGACTAATTTTGTCCTTATGTCCATGCCGTCCTTCCTCCCACCACATTGCTTTCCTCGGTGcacatgaaaaaaattaaaactgcCAGTTGGGCAACGGACGCTTTGTTGGTGAACATGGACTTGGCGGACAGTGAGTGAGACTCCGACACTGTACCACATAGATTtagagatagagagagagaggaggagtaCTCTCACACCCACACTGATCTCACCTCGCGCTGCGCTCTTCCTTGGAAATCTCTGTTTCTCTCTCATCCCGTAGAAGGAATGGAGCCAAAACAGCCTCACATGCAATACAGCGAGGCAAAGCGTACCTATCCACGCCGGGTTTCATTATTCGCCTTTAAAATCCCGTGAACGGAGCAAATTTTGGCGTTGGGGAGGTGAGGCGTATCCTATTACTATCTGTACGGCCGCAGGTCCCTCCATCTTACTCGAGGACCCTGTTCAATGTTTTCTTTGTCATATCCCACGTAGATTCTCACACTCCTTGTTGAAGGTTCTGGTATTGAGACCTGTGTATTGTTCCATGGGGTTATCTGGAGCGGTTAGTGCGTAGAAATTTGTCATTTGAGAGCGTGGGTTTGAACCGCGGGGTAGTCAGGGCGTAATTCCCTGGTCCCTCTGCACCTCCTCTCACTGCGCACTAACTTCTCCCGCTATTGTGATTTACCTTATTGAGACCTGTGTAACGTAACTCTATTCCCACCTAATCCAGCCCTTTCAATCGCTTCCCTCGTGTAATAACCTGACACTCAAATTCAGTCTGGTCAGAATAATGGAGTAATGAAGAACGCGTGTCATGAAAGACAATCCTCTTGTCTGATCCGATTATTACTATTCAGTCAATCTCACAGGAAGAGTTTTTTTTGTCTCTTAATTGAAGCATGCATATATCCTGCACGATTGTTTGTATTCCTTCAGTGCTAGCtagatttgtagaaatttttactTCCTGATCGATGATTAAGAAATTTGTCACATTAAGTGATAGCTCCAACTTATAGCTAGCTAGGAAGCCTGGCCATCAACTATCATCGATCAGCTAGCAATAATGCTGCTGGTGGAGATCGAACTAACAAGTGTGAGTAATTATTGGCGCTTTAATTCTCCCTGCAGGGGAGATATATTTCTTCCACAAACCATGATTCGCACCTGCAGCAAAAGCAATCAGTAATCTAAATGGTCAATTATATTCTGACCATCAAAATGCCGTCGAATGGTTTTGATGAGTGTTGCATGACTCGCTTAGCGAAGACTGAAGACTTTGTTCTTTGTCTAGGTAATTTATTCCCTCCGTGAAACAGGGAAAGGTAAATAGAGCTCCAAGTAATAATATTTATGCAATGATCAGTTGTCATTGTTATTTTGGAACCACCTAATCACTGATCAGGATCGTACTTTGCAGTCTAAACATGCATGAACATGGACGGCCAGGCACGGCGTGCGTGCTCTTCTCTTTGCCCTCGCACTTAACGGAGTCTGGGACCATGGTTCTTTACCCCGCACCTCTCACCGCTTTCCACTTCCATCTCCTGCATGTGCTAATGGCCTCTTCACATGCCCGCCATGTAGATGGTACGTAATTAGCCTGTATGTTACGTTGGATTCTTAACTTGAAGCCTAGCTAGCTAGTTTGGATCATGAAATTGAATGCCCCCACCTATTTGGAGGCCGATGTAGCTAAGAGACACTAACTAGAATTCAATATCCATCTATGCTTATGATACATACATTGATTTGATCTGCCACCTCGGTCTGCTACTGTTCGCTGTTGAGTTAAAACTGCTATCCAACAAAAATACTTCATACAGCTGCCAAAGAATTGAATCTGCCGGCCCCGTATCGAACTGTTTTATCTTAACCACTCCGAAAGGATTTAATTACTTGACTGAAGAAGGGAATGAATATGGGGGAGCCCTTAATTTGTGGGTGTGTTAAAGAGTACCTAGCTGCCCATCTTTTACCGAATCTGCAGCCTCGAGGCGAGGGGTAGCTCAAGCCATGTGCAACGTTAATTCATGGTATAGAAGGGGTGGGGTCCGTTGCTTGCATGGATCCTACAATGTAAGGGACCCATTAGAAGACCAAGACGCAGGTCCTGTTGTCCTCTTTCTATTATCTACACCAGCTGCCTATGTGAATGTATCTCAAAGAATTGGTGTAGTTCCTTTTTGCCTTTGGACTTTGGAAATATATAgtgatttttcatttttttttttttaactatcttGTCATGGTCACTGGTCGATCAATTATTAGTTATGTTCCTTGATACAAATTGCAATGATAAGTCACTCAGTGATGGTCCTGCAAGTGGAAGGATATGATCTAGGGAACATGGCTGTCCTCCCAAGTCAGCTTGGAGAAGACAGTTGGAGGTGAAGTCCACTTAAAGTCCAATACTAAAGATAGAGAGCAAGGTACATGCATGCTAGCATCTAAACTTCTAGCCCATTTTTTTTAGAGAactctttaattagttcaatCATCTGCTCATTTAAAAGAGGCTTGAACCTTTACTATTAATGAAAAACCATCTAGCTAGCTCCTAGTAGTAAGGTGAATACTATGCTTGTCCTTTTGAAGATGTATTTCTTCTCCTCTAATGGATTCCTCATGAGAAGAATTTTGTTTTTTCCTTGATATATGTAGTTATCGATTGCTGACTGCTTAGTCTCGACTTTGTCTCAATCTTCTTCCTCAAAGAGTTAGATTTTGCATGCAATCCTATCTCATCAGTTAATTATTAAGGTCTGAAGAGTAAGTTTTGGATATTTAGTTAACCATCCATTTAAAAGAACCATATTAACTATCGCCTGTCCCGGATCAACTGTACGTACGTTGACACTTGACCACCATGGAGGCAGCAAACAAACTTATTCGAGCTAAGTGCATGTGCACAGTTCTACTCAACTAATTGCTTACTGATAGAGATAGATGGTCACTGATGTCCAAGTTATTTATTCATTTGACAAGATTGTGATGGATTAATTACAATATCTAAACAGCGACGAGGTGGATAAGGAACTGGTGATTACTGAATTAACTATCTTTCGCTAGCAGAAAAGCTATCTTCTGGAAGATTAATAATTATTGAGACAAAAATCTTTGACTTATATGTATAATTAAATACATCTTAGATTGATTAATATTTATTGGAGATCACGATAAAGTTAGAGGTCTGGAGTTGTCTTTTAGCTCATGCTGGTGTCCACTGCCTCTAGCTATCAAGAAGCTTGGGCTTGTGTTGACTATTGCTGCACATCTAGCTAGCAATCAAGGAAGTCAAACTACACACAAATTAATCAGACATGTACGTAGGTTTCAGACGGTAGTCAGAAGTCAGATCATAATGTGGCAAGGCGATTCGTTCGCCCCTAGCGCTCCCGTCAACCTGTCCTTAggtcaacatggaggaggtaaatcacgggtgactactagttaTTAGTGCAAATGGCTAAGACA
This window contains:
- the LOC122033666 gene encoding uncharacterized protein LOC122033666 isoform X1 — protein: MWWEEGRHGHKDKISLGLNLALMLFISSVSLLHFSPSPPHCFPPPPLLLHIDGHLTQTVQILYWGEIKYLIMLGEEERDVISSECSSGCQSGWTAYLDNSSCAFSLPLEHKKGDSLLEEEEEEEEEDSSMVSDASSGPPHFPEQDKLSLHCINSRTCFEGNDLVKCGNGKKRKVEPEQQYQEHCSSLLDDTASSPLVSQPKASFISEDISSYMKTPMEGDLEFSCGYSATHFERNYTPEKANGLPSIHFSRQAKTYKTNVKERKWKEDLKRLTLYPLLCRRNRRMNLQKSRRDLV
- the LOC122033666 gene encoding protein SOB FIVE-LIKE 5-like isoform X2; protein product: MWWEEGRHGHKDKISLGLNLALMLFISSVSLLHFSPSPPHCFPPPPLLLHIDGHLTQTVQILYWGEIKYLIMLGEEERDVISSECSSGCQSGWTAYLDNSSCAFSLPLEHKKGDSLLEEEEEEEEEDSSMVSDASSGPPHFPEQDKLSLHCINSRTCFEGNDLVKCGNGKKRKVEPEQQYQEHCSSLLDDTASSPLVSQPKASFISEDISSYMKTPMEGDLEFSCGYSATHFERNYTPEKANGLPSIHFSRQAKTYKTS